A genomic window from Solanum stenotomum isolate F172 chromosome 10, ASM1918654v1, whole genome shotgun sequence includes:
- the LOC125842922 gene encoding uncharacterized protein LOC125842922: MSQKRDPAWAYGTPMGSNTKVKCSFCDVTYNGGIFRHKKHLIGGYRDVKVCPNVPDKVKEEIKEYLLKKNEFKIQMNHEASMVNLVDNDEMDDDEAEVNMPMGPPSKHQMMPSSSGSGSSINSTIKGPMNLYFSQKPNEKRKGGPIDLESSRKILRDRVVSAFARWMYDAGLPFNCVITQRVLVNSLSDSSTDSNKMFNLFEKTIMKIGKENVVQVVTDNASENKKAGNMLKGVFPHIFWTPCAAHCINLMFGDIFKEAPYSTGELES, encoded by the exons ATGTCACAAAAAAGGGATCCGGCTTGGGCGTATGGAACTCCTATGGGTAGTAACACAAAAGTTAAATGTAGCTTTTGTGATGTGACATACAATGGCGGAATATTTCGTCACAAAAAGCATCTTATCGGTGGCTATAGAGATGTAAAAGTATGCCCGAACGTCCCAGATAAAGTGAAGGAAGAGATCAAAGAATATTTGttgaagaaaaatgagtttaaaaTTCAAATGAACCATGAAGCATCCATGGTTAATCTTGTTGATAATGATGAAATGGATGATGATGAAGCTGAAGTGAATATGCCAATGGGGCCTCCCTCAAAGCATCAAATGATGCCTTCAAGTAGTGGGAGTGGGTCTTCCATCAATAGCACTATCAAGGGTCCTATGAATCTCTATTTCTCGCAAAAACCAAACGAAAAGAGAAAAGGTGGACCTATTGACTTAGAATCTTCTAGAAAGATTTTGAGGGATCGTGTTGTATCTGCTTTTGCTAGGTGGATGTATGATGCAGGGCTTCCTTTCAATTGTGTTATTACACAGAGAGTTTTGGTGAATTCATTGAG TGACTCTTCTACCGATTCTAATAAGATGTTTAACTTGTTTGAGAAGACTATCATGAAGATAGGCAAGGAAAATGTGGTACAAGTTGTGACTGATAATGCAAGTGAGAACAAAAAAGCGGGTAACATGTTGAAGGGAGTGTTCCCACATATTTTCTGGACTCCTTGTGCTGCTCACTGTATTAACTTGATGTTTGGTGACATTTTCAAAGAAGCCCCGTATTCTACAGGTGAACTTGAGTcttga
- the LOC125843264 gene encoding uncharacterized protein LOC125843264 has translation MRVSIQRKLLVKKLQDTSLVHFFWNGVVQALRVGGPLIHVLRMVDGEKKPPMGYIYEAMDRAKKSIEKAFNYDTRKYKSVFEIIDARWTNQLHQPLHAAGHILNPGLYYKNNDMKILTEDVWQGYHKCVERMIPDKNLQDKIGEELGVYMKADGLLGIESTIRARTLRSPVEWWMQYGHNVPNLQQFAIRVQSLTCSASGCERNWSVYEHIHSKKRNRLELTRLNDLVFIKYNRTLARRYNARNTIDPILLDSIDEANEWLTGAPQDHQDEEVYEGESLTYGDVSMASGVEENIYSFRGSTLRGNERGARGSSSSRNLVDEPSDDEEDDDQVEPLVMALEEFEDLVEE, from the exons ATGAGAGTATCTATTCAAAGGAAACTCTTGGTAAAGAAGTTGCAAGACACATCATTAGTCCATTTTTTTTGGAATGGCGTTGTTCAAGCACTTAGAGTTGGTGGTCCTTTAATTCATGTACTTCGTATGGTGGATGGGGAGAAAAAACCACCAATGGGTTACATTTATGAAGCCATGGACAGGGCCAAAAAAAGTATTGAAAAGGCATTCAATTAtgatacaagaaaatataagagTGTTTTTGAAATCATTGATGCAAGGTGGACAAATCAACTTCATCAACCTTTGCATGCAGCGGGACACATTTTGAACCCAGGGctctattataaaaataatgacatgaaAATTTTAACTGAAGATGTGTGGCAGGGATATCATAAATGTGTTGAGAGGATGATCCCAGATAAAAATTTGCAAGACAAAATAGGGGAGGAGCTTGGTGTGTACATGAAAGCGGATGGCCTACTTGGAATTGAATCAACCATTAGAGCTAGAACCTTAAGGTCACCAG TTGAATGGTGGATGCAATATGGTCATAATGTCCCAAACTTGCAACAGTTTGCTATTAGAGTGCAAAGTTTAACTTGTAGCGCATCCGGTTGTGAGAGAAATTGGAGCGTGTATGAACAT ATTCATAGTAAAAAGAGAAATAGGCTTGAGTTGACACGCCTCAATGATCTAGTGTTCATCAAATATAATAGAACATTGGCGCGTCGTTACAATGCTCGTAATACCATTGATCCAATTTTGTTGGATAGTATTGATGAGGCAAATGAATGGttaaccggagcaccccaagatCACCAAGATGAAGAAGTGTATGAAGGAGAAAGTCTCACTTATGGTGATGTTTCTATGGCAAGTGGTGTTGAGGAgaatatttatagttttaggggGAGTACTTTAAGGGGCAATGAAAGAGGAGCTAGAGGTTCCAGTTCAAGTCGAAACCTTGTTGATGAGCCttctgatgatgaagaagatgatgacCAAGTAGAACCCTTGGTTATGGCACTTGAAGAGTTTGAGGATCTTGTTGAAGAATAG